In one Aggregicoccus sp. 17bor-14 genomic region, the following are encoded:
- a CDS encoding class I SAM-dependent methyltransferase, with translation MSHAAALRPLPPPAAQPSTCYLCGGGRLALRYPARGGSQAPDASAYNCTSFGHRTHPPIWGCESCGLQFQWPLREAEELLGAYRDVEDPLYVAERDNRYLTFRRVLRHVGAHGEGQRLLDVGAYCGYFVDVAREAGYAAEGLELSRWAAEQARSLGLTVHGETLAQRAARGGSYDVLTLWDVVEHFADPREELRQAFRLVRPGGRIFLSTIDAGSLVARLLGAHWPWLMDMHLFYFDRTTLGALLEEVGFRVTRAVDYTHIVSSGYLLRKAGASFPWLAPLARLAGKVAPARLPIPISLGDNMLIEARRP, from the coding sequence ATGTCGCACGCCGCCGCCCTGCGCCCCCTGCCCCCGCCCGCCGCGCAGCCCTCCACCTGCTACCTGTGCGGTGGCGGCCGCCTCGCGCTGCGCTACCCGGCCCGGGGCGGCTCGCAGGCGCCGGACGCTTCGGCCTACAACTGCACGAGCTTCGGCCACCGCACCCATCCGCCCATCTGGGGCTGTGAGAGCTGCGGGCTGCAGTTCCAGTGGCCGCTGCGCGAGGCAGAGGAGCTGCTGGGCGCCTACCGCGACGTGGAGGACCCGCTCTACGTGGCGGAGCGCGACAACCGCTACCTCACCTTCCGCCGCGTGCTCCGGCACGTGGGCGCGCACGGCGAGGGCCAGCGCCTGCTCGACGTGGGCGCCTACTGCGGCTACTTCGTGGACGTGGCGCGCGAGGCCGGCTACGCGGCCGAGGGGCTGGAGCTCTCGCGGTGGGCCGCGGAGCAGGCGCGCAGCCTCGGGCTCACGGTGCACGGCGAGACGCTCGCGCAGCGCGCCGCGCGCGGGGGCAGCTACGACGTGCTCACGCTCTGGGACGTGGTGGAGCACTTCGCCGATCCGCGCGAGGAGCTGCGCCAGGCCTTCCGGCTCGTGCGGCCCGGCGGGCGCATCTTCCTGTCCACCATCGATGCGGGCAGCCTCGTCGCGCGCCTGCTGGGCGCGCACTGGCCGTGGCTCATGGACATGCACCTCTTCTACTTCGACCGCACCACGCTCGGCGCGCTGCTCGAGGAGGTGGGCTTCCGGGTGACCCGCGCCGTCGACTACACGCACATCGTGTCGTCCGGGTACCTGCTGCGAAAGGCGGGCGCCAGCTTCCCGTGGCTCGCGCCCCTCGCGCGCCTCGCCGGCAAGGTGGCGCCCGCGCGCCTGCCCATCCCCATCAGCCTGGGGGACAATATGTTGATCGAGGCCCGGCGCCCCTGA
- a CDS encoding histidine phosphatase family protein, with the protein MRIFLVRHADADAEIPEGLGDEARALTAKARQAALAHFTSLSERMGPISLVLASPLVRTVQTAQILSLATKHEGSLKAHRCLLPDMPVGAVESVLAEHAGQHLALVGHQPSMGALAAHLLGMQAFPKPVSPGTVIALERSPEASAEPARLLFYAAPGQQVLDSINP; encoded by the coding sequence TTGAGGATTTTCCTGGTGAGGCACGCGGACGCGGACGCTGAGATCCCCGAAGGGCTGGGGGACGAGGCGCGGGCGCTGACCGCCAAGGCGCGCCAAGCGGCGCTGGCCCACTTCACCTCCCTCTCGGAGCGCATGGGGCCCATCTCGCTCGTGCTCGCCAGCCCGCTGGTGCGCACCGTGCAGACGGCGCAGATCCTCTCGCTCGCCACGAAGCACGAGGGCTCGCTCAAGGCGCACCGCTGCCTCCTGCCGGACATGCCGGTGGGGGCGGTGGAGTCCGTGCTCGCCGAGCACGCGGGGCAGCACCTCGCGCTCGTGGGGCACCAGCCCTCGATGGGGGCCCTGGCCGCCCACCTGCTCGGGATGCAGGCCTTCCCCAAGCCGGTGAGCCCCGGCACGGTCATCGCGCTCGAGCGCTCCCCCGAGGCCTCCGCCGAGCCCGCGCGGCTCCTCTTCTACGCCGCGCCCGGCCAGCAGGTGCTGGACAGCATCAATCCCTGA
- the cyaY gene encoding iron donor protein CyaY codes for MMDEAPYNQLISAAFKRILKAADAIDPDVLEADSTGDMVTLTARSGAKCIVNTQRAVRQVWVAGKGQGIHFSYDAASGRWQDDKGKGLELFAFVSEVVQDICGEPLAYAEH; via the coding sequence ATGATGGACGAAGCGCCCTACAACCAGCTCATCTCGGCCGCCTTCAAGCGCATCCTGAAGGCCGCGGACGCCATCGACCCGGACGTGCTGGAGGCGGACAGCACCGGGGACATGGTGACGCTCACCGCGCGCTCGGGCGCCAAGTGCATCGTCAACACCCAGCGCGCCGTGCGCCAGGTGTGGGTGGCGGGCAAGGGCCAGGGCATCCACTTCAGCTACGACGCCGCGAGCGGCCGCTGGCAGGACGACAAGGGCAAGGGCCTGGAGCTCTTCGCCTTCGTGTCCGAGGTGGTGCAGGACATCTGCGGCGAGCCGCTCGCGTACGCCGAGCACTGA
- the tsf gene encoding translation elongation factor Ts, with translation MAEVSASMVKELREQTGAGMMDCKKALAESGGDFQKAAEWLRKKGISRQEGKAGRVAAEGLIGTYVHGGKIGVMVEVNCETDFVARNEDFQALVRDVAMHIAATAPKYLDRTEVPADALEKEKDIQRAQLKEAGKPEAMWEKILVGKLEKFYETVCLVDQYWVKDDKKRIHEMVTERGAKIGEKISIRRFTRFQVGEGIERKKEDLAAEVAKTLGQA, from the coding sequence ATGGCTGAGGTCAGCGCCTCGATGGTGAAGGAGCTCCGCGAGCAGACCGGCGCGGGCATGATGGACTGCAAGAAGGCCCTGGCCGAGAGCGGCGGGGACTTCCAGAAGGCGGCCGAGTGGCTGCGCAAGAAGGGCATCAGCCGCCAGGAGGGCAAGGCGGGCCGCGTCGCCGCCGAGGGCCTCATCGGCACCTACGTGCACGGCGGCAAGATCGGCGTGATGGTGGAGGTCAACTGCGAGACCGACTTCGTCGCTCGCAACGAGGACTTCCAGGCGCTCGTGCGCGACGTCGCGATGCACATCGCCGCCACCGCCCCCAAGTACCTGGACCGCACCGAGGTCCCCGCGGACGCGCTCGAGAAGGAGAAGGACATCCAGCGCGCCCAGCTCAAGGAGGCGGGCAAGCCCGAGGCCATGTGGGAGAAGATCCTCGTGGGCAAGCTGGAGAAGTTCTACGAGACCGTCTGCCTCGTGGACCAGTACTGGGTGAAGGACGACAAGAAGCGCATCCACGAGATGGTCACCGAGCGCGGCGCGAAGATCGGCGAGAAGATCTCCATCCGCCGCTTCACCCGCTTCCAGGTGGGCGAGGGCATCGAGCGCAAGAAGGAGGACCTCGCCGCCGAGGTCGCCAAGACGCTGGGCCAGGCCTAA
- a CDS encoding response regulator translates to MRPWALVAEPSAPVATLLRSFLEEAGLEVTVVTSAEEALVRARERAPALVLAAVSAALDGEALCRQLKAAPAPAPGVLLAYAPELDAGPAGGARARAEAALADGCVVGPLKRATVVSSCRLVLALAEARAQLHAAHAQLLEAQAQAAEARAAASGTPEGSSTAADYAFLERFLTFEARRSRRYRYPIALLRVALDAGSGEAEALPEPQRAALAAAMLTRVRVGVRDIDLAAQGPDGHVLVFLPHTPREGACVVAERLRERLQGLQPLPEPGAEAPEPSFSAPRTASVGVAVFEPAASRAPVSFPELLLAATAALARAQEAGGNRVDAPERTGRRDRISMG, encoded by the coding sequence ATGCGTCCCTGGGCCCTCGTCGCCGAGCCCTCTGCTCCGGTCGCCACGCTGCTCCGCAGCTTCCTGGAGGAGGCCGGCCTCGAGGTCACGGTCGTCACCTCCGCCGAGGAGGCGCTCGTGCGCGCGCGCGAGCGCGCCCCCGCGCTGGTGCTCGCCGCGGTGTCCGCCGCGCTCGACGGCGAGGCGCTGTGCCGCCAGCTCAAGGCGGCGCCCGCTCCTGCCCCCGGCGTGCTGCTCGCCTACGCGCCCGAGCTGGACGCGGGCCCCGCGGGCGGCGCGCGCGCCCGCGCCGAGGCCGCGCTCGCGGACGGCTGCGTGGTGGGGCCCCTCAAGCGCGCCACGGTGGTGAGCAGCTGCCGCCTCGTGCTCGCGCTCGCCGAGGCCCGCGCCCAGCTGCACGCCGCCCACGCCCAGCTGCTCGAGGCCCAGGCGCAGGCGGCCGAGGCGCGCGCCGCCGCGTCCGGCACGCCCGAGGGCAGCAGCACCGCCGCGGACTACGCCTTCCTCGAGCGCTTCCTCACCTTCGAGGCCCGCCGCAGCCGCCGCTACCGCTACCCCATCGCGCTGCTGCGCGTGGCGCTGGACGCGGGCAGCGGGGAGGCGGAGGCCCTCCCGGAGCCCCAGCGCGCGGCGCTCGCCGCCGCGATGCTCACCCGCGTGCGGGTGGGCGTGCGCGACATCGACCTCGCGGCGCAGGGGCCGGACGGCCACGTGCTGGTGTTCCTCCCCCACACGCCGCGCGAGGGCGCCTGCGTGGTGGCCGAGCGCCTGCGCGAGCGGCTCCAGGGCCTGCAGCCCCTGCCGGAGCCCGGCGCCGAGGCGCCGGAGCCCTCCTTCAGCGCGCCGCGCACCGCCTCGGTGGGCGTGGCCGTGTTCGAGCCGGCCGCGAGCCGCGCCCCGGTGAGCTTCCCCGAGCTGCTGCTGGCGGCCACCGCCGCGCTCGCGCGGGCCCAGGAGGCCGGCGGCAACCGCGTGGATGCGCCCGAGCGCACGGGGCGCCGCGACCGCATCTCGATGGGCTAG
- the rpsB gene encoding 30S ribosomal protein S2 — METQDTQQPTQAQAMAAASGITMKQLLEAGVHFGHQTKRWNPKMKPYIFGARNGIYIIDLQKTVTMARAAFRFVADVTSRGGSVLFVGTKKQAQDTIAEEARRAGQFFVTSRWLGGTLTNFKTIKQGIDRLKTLEKMAEDGTFERLPKKEVAGLQREQEKLERNLGGVKDLNKLPGCVFVIDPKKEHIAIHEASRLGIPVIGVVDTNCDPDNIDFVIPGNDDAIRSIKLFTSKIADACIEGAARYQASGASERDQQESRDERGGGRDRDDRRGPRRDDRRGFGGGDRGGFRGAGDRGGNERRGPVVEMKNAPAAPAADAAPAADSGSAEAPTE, encoded by the coding sequence ATGGAAACGCAAGACACGCAGCAGCCCACCCAGGCGCAGGCCATGGCCGCCGCGAGCGGCATCACGATGAAGCAGCTGCTGGAGGCCGGCGTCCACTTCGGCCACCAGACCAAGCGCTGGAACCCGAAGATGAAGCCGTACATCTTCGGCGCCCGCAACGGCATCTACATCATCGACCTGCAGAAGACCGTCACCATGGCGCGCGCCGCGTTCCGCTTCGTGGCGGACGTGACCAGCCGCGGCGGCTCGGTCCTCTTCGTGGGCACCAAGAAGCAGGCGCAGGACACCATCGCCGAGGAGGCGCGCCGCGCCGGCCAGTTCTTCGTCACCAGCCGCTGGCTGGGTGGCACCCTGACCAACTTCAAGACCATCAAGCAGGGCATCGACCGCCTCAAGACGCTCGAGAAGATGGCCGAGGACGGCACCTTCGAGCGCCTCCCGAAGAAGGAAGTGGCCGGCCTGCAGCGCGAGCAGGAGAAGCTCGAGCGCAACCTGGGCGGCGTGAAGGACCTGAACAAGCTGCCCGGCTGCGTGTTCGTGATCGACCCGAAGAAGGAGCACATCGCGATCCACGAGGCGAGCCGCCTCGGCATCCCGGTGATCGGCGTGGTCGACACCAACTGCGACCCGGACAACATCGACTTCGTCATCCCCGGCAACGACGACGCCATCCGCTCCATCAAGCTCTTCACGAGCAAGATCGCGGACGCCTGCATCGAGGGCGCGGCCCGCTACCAGGCCTCCGGCGCCAGCGAGCGCGACCAGCAGGAGAGCCGCGACGAGCGCGGCGGCGGCCGTGACCGCGACGACCGCCGTGGCCCCCGCCGCGACGACCGCCGTGGCTTCGGCGGCGGCGACCGCGGTGGCTTCCGCGGCGCTGGCGACCGCGGTGGCAACGAGCGCCGGGGCCCCGTGGTGGAGATGAAGAACGCGCCGGCCGCTCCCGCGGCGGACGCGGCCCCCGCCGCCGACTCCGGCAGCGCCGAGGCGCCCACCGAGTAA
- a CDS encoding AMP-binding protein — MSPPSPPSPPGASLAERLARVPSLHLQDAQGRPVRDPREQARALARSLREAGLEPGDRLAVQLPNGPAFVTALLACAEGGLTFVPLPLALEGAALQGRLQAAGAAALLGERGLQVSPQSPVTPMQGEPPAVILFTSGSEGVGRPVALGGRALLHVVDTHRPLLGVDASTRITGYLSWSHAFGFTLELLLGLLAGAQLRSVPAADFPAALTEAPADFLLTVPRMLERLEVGALRSLQGGIVGGAPVRGALRERLVGSRLRVGYGQTECAPGATLGEPGEWELDDFLGRPVGCELRLDAPGELGLRELLLRGDNLALGYLVDGALQPMVRPDGWRALGDLGRAAHGGYVFEGRRDELFKLDNGRMVNPAPLEAPFGGRILLVGAGRERVQPLARGEEPARFELPVPHLPPRLMPEAFWNACTTPSGKVSRRRAQQLFEQMTEQSFEES, encoded by the coding sequence ATGAGTCCCCCCTCCCCTCCCTCGCCTCCGGGCGCCTCCCTCGCCGAGCGCCTCGCGCGCGTGCCCTCCCTGCACCTGCAGGACGCGCAGGGCCGCCCCGTGCGCGACCCGCGCGAGCAGGCCCGGGCGCTCGCGCGCAGCTTGCGCGAAGCGGGCCTCGAGCCCGGTGACCGGCTCGCGGTGCAGCTGCCCAACGGGCCCGCCTTCGTCACGGCGCTGCTCGCGTGCGCCGAAGGGGGCCTCACCTTCGTGCCGCTCCCGCTCGCGTTGGAGGGCGCCGCGCTGCAGGGGCGGCTGCAGGCCGCGGGCGCGGCGGCGCTGCTGGGCGAGCGGGGGCTGCAGGTGTCGCCTCAGAGCCCGGTCACACCCATGCAGGGCGAGCCCCCCGCGGTCATCCTCTTCACCAGTGGCAGCGAGGGCGTGGGGCGCCCGGTGGCGCTGGGTGGGCGCGCGCTCTTGCACGTGGTGGACACGCACCGGCCGCTGCTCGGCGTGGACGCCTCCACCCGCATCACGGGCTACCTGTCCTGGAGCCATGCCTTCGGCTTCACGCTGGAGCTGCTGCTCGGGCTGCTCGCGGGAGCGCAGCTGCGCTCGGTGCCCGCGGCGGACTTTCCCGCGGCCCTCACGGAGGCGCCTGCGGACTTCCTGCTCACCGTGCCGCGCATGCTGGAGCGGCTGGAGGTGGGCGCGCTGCGCTCGCTGCAGGGCGGCATCGTGGGCGGAGCGCCCGTGCGCGGGGCGCTGCGCGAGCGGCTCGTGGGCAGCCGGCTGCGCGTGGGCTACGGGCAGACGGAGTGCGCCCCGGGTGCGACGCTCGGCGAGCCGGGGGAGTGGGAGCTGGACGACTTCCTCGGCCGGCCCGTGGGCTGCGAGCTGCGGCTGGACGCGCCCGGCGAGCTGGGGCTGCGCGAGCTGCTGCTGCGCGGAGACAACCTCGCGCTGGGGTACCTCGTCGATGGAGCGCTGCAGCCCATGGTGCGCCCGGACGGCTGGCGCGCCCTCGGCGACCTCGGGCGCGCGGCGCATGGCGGCTACGTCTTCGAGGGGCGGCGCGACGAGCTCTTCAAGCTGGACAACGGGCGCATGGTGAACCCCGCGCCGCTCGAGGCTCCCTTCGGCGGGCGCATCCTGCTGGTGGGCGCGGGGCGCGAGCGGGTGCAGCCGCTCGCGCGCGGCGAGGAGCCCGCGCGCTTCGAGCTGCCCGTGCCCCACCTCCCCCCGCGCCTCATGCCCGAGGCGTTCTGGAACGCCTGCACCACCCCGAGCGGCAAGGTGTCGCGCCGGCGCGCGCAGCAGCTGTTCGAGCAGATGACCGAGCAGTCCTTCGAGGAGTCATGA
- the hutH gene encoding histidine ammonia-lyase — MTPRLVFDRTRPLTPADLELAAEPLEVSLSGPVRAAVARCAAFVLEQHAQGTPIYGMSTGFGPLVAYAAAPSPGEQGLGLIDHLRAGQGELLPPRLARAMLLARVGSLAQGHSGVSVQVLEDLCAALATPFAPAVPEWGSVGASGDLTPLAHAVGALRGEGEAFYGRERMHAAAALERAGLRRLALQGRDALGLVNGTSLTAAAGALAVCSARRAVSAAIDLTALLVETLGAGDGFAAPALLAASGHRPALAVALRLRERLQGARVRSGRPLQEAYSLRCTPQLVGAVEQTLQHAERVVTADLNGVSDNPLFFPEQGEVIHGGNFFGQQVAFAADALNAALTQLANLAERQLDLLMDPARNGGLPLLLSAQPGAQSGLAGVNLAATALVAAMRRYASPASIQSLPTNGHNQDVVPFGTQAALEALRQAERLSLVQGSLALALRQAAHLGAPAPAPASPAGRALLETLCARAAPVAPDRPLGEDVRQLAALLQQRPLTPLEPD, encoded by the coding sequence ATGACGCCCCGCCTCGTCTTCGATCGCACCCGTCCCCTCACGCCCGCGGACCTGGAGCTCGCCGCGGAGCCGCTCGAGGTGAGCCTCTCCGGCCCCGTGCGCGCCGCCGTCGCACGCTGCGCGGCCTTCGTGCTCGAGCAGCACGCGCAGGGGACGCCCATCTACGGGATGAGCACCGGCTTCGGGCCGCTCGTGGCGTACGCGGCGGCGCCGAGCCCCGGAGAGCAGGGGCTGGGGCTCATCGACCACCTGCGCGCAGGCCAGGGCGAGCTGCTGCCGCCGCGGCTCGCCCGCGCGATGCTGCTCGCGCGCGTGGGCTCGCTCGCGCAGGGGCACTCGGGCGTGAGCGTGCAGGTGCTGGAGGACCTGTGCGCCGCGCTCGCCACGCCCTTCGCGCCCGCGGTGCCCGAGTGGGGCTCGGTGGGCGCGAGCGGGGACCTCACTCCCCTTGCCCACGCGGTGGGGGCGCTGCGCGGCGAGGGAGAGGCCTTCTACGGCCGCGAGCGCATGCACGCGGCCGCGGCGCTGGAGCGCGCCGGCCTGCGCAGGCTTGCCCTGCAGGGGCGCGACGCGCTGGGGCTGGTGAACGGCACCTCGCTCACGGCCGCCGCCGGGGCGCTCGCCGTGTGCAGCGCGCGGCGCGCGGTGTCCGCCGCCATCGACCTCACCGCGCTGCTGGTCGAGACGCTGGGCGCGGGCGACGGCTTTGCCGCGCCCGCGCTGCTCGCCGCCTCGGGGCACCGCCCCGCGCTCGCGGTGGCGCTGCGGCTGAGGGAGCGGCTGCAGGGCGCGCGCGTGCGCAGCGGCCGTCCGCTGCAGGAGGCCTACAGCCTGCGCTGCACGCCGCAGCTGGTGGGCGCCGTGGAGCAGACGCTGCAGCACGCCGAGCGCGTGGTGACGGCGGACCTCAACGGCGTGAGCGACAATCCGCTCTTCTTCCCCGAGCAGGGCGAGGTCATCCACGGGGGCAACTTCTTCGGCCAGCAGGTGGCCTTCGCCGCGGATGCGCTGAACGCGGCGCTCACCCAGCTCGCGAACCTGGCCGAGCGCCAGCTGGATCTCCTGATGGACCCCGCGCGCAACGGCGGCCTGCCGCTGCTGCTCTCCGCGCAGCCCGGCGCGCAGTCGGGGCTCGCCGGCGTGAACCTGGCGGCCACCGCACTGGTCGCCGCCATGCGCCGCTACGCGAGCCCGGCGAGCATCCAGAGCCTGCCCACCAACGGGCACAACCAGGACGTGGTGCCCTTCGGCACGCAGGCGGCGCTCGAGGCGCTGCGCCAGGCGGAGCGCCTCTCGCTCGTACAGGGCTCGCTCGCGCTCGCGCTGCGCCAGGCCGCGCACCTCGGCGCCCCGGCCCCGGCCCCGGCCTCGCCCGCAGGCCGCGCGCTCCTCGAGACCCTGTGCGCCCGCGCAGCGCCGGTGGCCCCGGACCGCCCGCTGGGCGAGGACGTGCGCCAGCTCGCCGCCCTCCTCCAGCAGCGCCCGCTCACGCCGCTCGAGCCGGACTAG
- the frr gene encoding ribosome recycling factor — protein sequence MHEDVVSELKQRIDKTLEDLKRELSKVRTGRASTSILDGIRVDYYGTPTPLSGVANLNSPEPRLITIKPWDKGTLKDIEKAIREANIGLNPMNDGEMIRLPFPPLTEERRRDIAKQVKSKGEDHKVAIRNVRRDSNEMLKELLKEKSITEDDLKRATERVQKETDAGVVKVDEIVAKKEKEIMEV from the coding sequence ATGCACGAAGACGTCGTCTCCGAACTGAAGCAGCGCATCGACAAGACGCTCGAGGACCTCAAGCGCGAGCTGAGCAAGGTGCGCACCGGCCGCGCGAGCACCAGCATCCTGGACGGCATCCGCGTGGACTACTACGGCACGCCCACGCCGCTCAGCGGCGTCGCGAACCTCAACAGCCCCGAGCCGCGCCTCATCACCATCAAGCCCTGGGACAAGGGCACGCTCAAGGACATCGAGAAGGCCATCCGCGAGGCGAACATCGGGCTCAACCCGATGAACGACGGCGAGATGATCCGCCTGCCCTTCCCGCCGCTCACCGAGGAGCGCCGCCGCGACATCGCCAAGCAGGTGAAGAGCAAGGGCGAGGACCACAAGGTCGCCATCCGCAACGTGCGCCGCGACTCCAACGAGATGCTCAAGGAGCTCCTCAAGGAGAAGAGCATCACCGAGGACGACCTCAAGCGCGCCACCGAGCGGGTGCAGAAGGAGACCGACGCGGGCGTCGTCAAGGTGGACGAGATCGTGGCCAAGAAGGAGAAGGAGATCATGGAGGTCTGA
- the pyrH gene encoding UMP kinase: MADSQTPPRFKRVLLKLSGEALMGEGKYGIHPPTLSRIASEVREVAQAGVELAVVIGGGNIFRGVAGSTEGMDRASADYMGMLATCINAMALQDALEKQGLQTRVLSAIKMEQIAEPYIRRRAVRHLEKGRVVIFAAGTGNPYFTTDTAASLRAMEINAQVILKATKVDGVYNADPKKQADARRYRTLTYMDVLRQNLNVMDSTAISLCMDNKLPIVVFDLTAQGNIARAVLGNGDIGTTVGTPETTWA, translated from the coding sequence ATGGCTGACTCCCAGACCCCGCCCCGCTTCAAGCGCGTCCTCCTCAAGCTGTCGGGCGAAGCCCTGATGGGGGAGGGCAAGTACGGCATCCATCCCCCCACGCTCAGCCGCATCGCCTCCGAGGTGCGCGAGGTGGCGCAGGCGGGCGTGGAGCTCGCCGTGGTCATCGGCGGCGGCAACATCTTCCGCGGCGTGGCCGGCTCCACCGAGGGCATGGACCGCGCGAGCGCCGACTACATGGGCATGCTCGCCACCTGCATCAACGCCATGGCGCTGCAGGACGCGCTGGAGAAGCAGGGGCTGCAGACCCGCGTGCTCTCGGCCATCAAGATGGAGCAGATCGCCGAGCCCTACATCCGCCGGCGCGCCGTGCGCCACCTGGAGAAGGGGCGCGTGGTCATCTTCGCCGCGGGCACCGGCAACCCCTACTTCACCACCGACACCGCCGCGTCCCTGCGCGCCATGGAGATCAACGCCCAGGTCATCCTCAAGGCGACCAAGGTGGACGGCGTGTACAACGCGGACCCCAAGAAGCAGGCGGACGCGCGCCGCTACCGCACGCTCACGTACATGGACGTGCTGCGCCAGAACCTCAACGTGATGGACTCCACCGCCATCTCGCTGTGCATGGACAACAAGCTGCCCATCGTCGTGTTCGACCTCACCGCCCAGGGCAACATCGCGCGCGCCGTGCTGGGCAACGGCGACATCGGCACCACCGTGGGCACGCCCGAGACCACCTGGGCCTAG
- a CDS encoding acyl-CoA dehydrogenase family protein, with product MIGFELSEEQQGLQKLARDFARDVIRPAAPHHDETGEWPDAVLRKAWELGLVNIHIPESAGGLGLGTFDGCLIDEEMGWGCTGIATAMTANSLAQVPVIVAGTDAQKKKWLSPFIDAPLLCSYAVTEPSAGSDVAGIKTTAVKKGDKYLLNGQKMWITGAGHASWFFVLAKTDPTGAHKGMTGFLVDAKSPGITVGKKENNMGQRASDTRGITFEDVEVPAENVLGREGEGFKIAMKAFDHTRPLVSAAAVGLARAAMEHAIDYAKERKAFGKPIADFQGISFMIADMAAEVEAARLLVWKAGWEIDHGKRNTLTAAMGKKCAADWAMKIATDAVQVFGGYGFNKEYPVEKLMRDAKIMQIYEGTSQIQRVIIARELFSR from the coding sequence ATGATCGGCTTCGAGCTTTCCGAAGAGCAGCAGGGCCTGCAGAAGCTCGCCCGCGACTTCGCTCGCGACGTGATTCGGCCCGCGGCCCCGCACCACGACGAGACGGGGGAGTGGCCGGACGCCGTGCTGCGCAAGGCGTGGGAGCTGGGCCTGGTGAACATCCACATCCCGGAGTCCGCCGGCGGCCTGGGCCTGGGCACCTTCGACGGCTGCCTCATCGACGAGGAGATGGGCTGGGGCTGCACCGGCATCGCCACGGCGATGACCGCGAACAGCCTCGCGCAGGTGCCGGTCATCGTGGCGGGCACCGACGCGCAGAAGAAGAAGTGGCTCTCGCCCTTCATCGACGCGCCCCTGCTGTGCAGCTACGCCGTCACCGAGCCCTCGGCAGGCTCGGACGTGGCCGGCATCAAGACCACCGCCGTGAAGAAGGGCGACAAGTACCTGCTCAACGGCCAGAAGATGTGGATCACCGGCGCCGGGCACGCGAGCTGGTTCTTCGTGCTCGCGAAGACCGACCCCACGGGCGCGCACAAGGGGATGACGGGCTTCCTCGTGGACGCGAAGAGCCCGGGCATCACGGTGGGCAAGAAGGAGAACAACATGGGCCAGCGCGCGAGCGACACGCGCGGCATCACCTTCGAGGACGTGGAGGTGCCGGCCGAGAACGTGCTCGGGCGCGAGGGCGAGGGCTTCAAGATCGCGATGAAGGCCTTCGATCACACCCGCCCGCTCGTCTCGGCGGCCGCGGTGGGGCTCGCGCGCGCGGCGATGGAGCACGCCATCGACTACGCGAAGGAGCGCAAGGCCTTCGGCAAGCCCATCGCGGACTTCCAGGGCATCAGCTTCATGATCGCGGACATGGCCGCCGAGGTCGAGGCCGCGCGCCTGCTGGTGTGGAAGGCCGGCTGGGAGATCGACCACGGCAAGCGCAACACCCTCACCGCCGCCATGGGCAAGAAGTGCGCGGCCGACTGGGCGATGAAGATCGCCACGGACGCGGTGCAGGTGTTCGGCGGCTACGGCTTCAACAAGGAGTACCCGGTGGAGAAGCTGATGCGCGACGCGAAGATCATGCAGATCTACGAGGGCACCTCGCAGATCCAGCGCGTGATCATCGCGCGCGAGCTCTTCAGCCGCTGA